The Ostrea edulis chromosome 1, xbOstEdul1.1, whole genome shotgun sequence genomic sequence ATTGatttgaagaaatgaaatgtacGTTATGTATAGGTAACGTACATTTTGCATATTTCCAGctcacatttttagaaaattaatcAAAGAATTAGTGACAACATCAATACCAAATATTATATTAGAATTGTCTTAACAATACTGCACACTAAAAGAACATTTCAACGGCATAATTATCCTACATCACTATGTTAAAATGACTGATTATAAACATTAGCTAAATATGTTACATGCGATGTTCTATTActattttttcacattttatgaACATAATTTTGTTATATTGATAATCCTTGACAATTATTTCATATTACCGTGTATGGATAAAATAAATGTGCTCTATTAAGAGGTCACTGCTGCAATGAAATTGGAAAAACCAGTACATCCATAACGGTAACGTGCATTTCAATAATTGAAATGTACAAATGATTCCGTTTTAGCCTTGTCTTCtttcatcaaattaaatatgTGTAAGACTTCCACACCGTACCACTGCCAGAACTTATTAATTTGTCCCTATATCTCTTATATATGTTtcttacttaaaaaaaaaacaacaaacaaataacaaacGAAAAACCCCGCAGATACGATGTTTACTGTCTTGGAAAAGCGACAAATAAGAACATTACTTGAAAATGTTTCTTTGATGAAGATATTAATGGTGTTATATAAAGTAATTTCGAATATTTCCAATCCTTAACGGAATTGGAATAAAAAATCTATACAGTATAGGAAAATTTTATCAGGTTTAAATTAACTGTGGAGTTAAAACTAAAACACTATTTTGTCAAAcacaaagaaaatgatttaataGTATATGCATTTATTCCAGCTTATATTACGATGTCCTTCCTCAAAGCTACATTAAGTTTAAAAGGAACAACTATGCTTTTGGGgctatttattttaaaaacaaaacaatatgcatCACTACTGTAGTTGTCAGTAGATTAGAGTGAGAGATGGGGGACAAGCAGGGGGTCCTCGTTTGTTTCAGCAGATATTCAAGTTTTCGTGGGTATCCACTACGATTAATTGCCGATTTTACTGGAAATTCTCTGCAACTTTTAAatctatatttgaaaaaaaaataattgtcttCTTCTACTGATAGTGAAAATCGTGTTTCCATATGCAATGTCCACACGTTGTGCTTTAACTTTCTTCGTTAAAATCTTCGAAATGTATGTTACCAAacattcaattttgaaaaagaaaaaccacCAAAATATTACTATCAACATTATAATTTCTTAATACTGTCTGGAAACATTTCTTCAAAcggatttttatttctttacagTTGATTTattgacatttatttgtgtGTTATTGAAAGTTGGAAATGTACGTTACCAAATCACATTTcgcatgttttttttatatttaaattatatattcTTTTGGGTTTGCGGTAGTTTTGAACACGCTTCCTTTCAATAAGATAGTGTTTACAAATATATTGAAACAAACATTAATGATGCTTTCAGTTTTTCTTACTGACAATAATCATGAAATGTACGTTACATTTATACCAGGTATCTAAATTGCCAATTGTTAATAGGGACGGACCGACTGTGGGACGGAACGACCTGCTACCGTAAATTTCATATCCCGGAATTTTACAAGTTGTACCGTAACCTTATTTGAGAGTTCAAATTACATTTTCGCGCCATGCTAGAGTTGCAAGAGCACGAGCCAGTTGAAAGAGCGTGGACCCTGTGTGGCCTGCATGAGCTGCGGAGAAAAGGCTGACAATGCACCAGTGCTGAATTAGAGGTGGGCATGCATATTTTTATAAAGTGCACAAAGCTACCATATTGAAGCAATGCATTGAACATCGACTTCATTTTGTCTACTATAGGAGATGTCAACACACAAACACAGCGCCATTTGTCCAATGATTTGATCCGAGCAGAACGAGAAGATGCTATTATCGTACATGCAACTACTGGCGGTCGGCAGATAAGTATACCATTTATTGCAAGTTATTTAGGTATTACTTTTCAGACTACATGTGGACATTGATGAGCCAGGCCTGGTGGACTGCAATTCTTCATTTAATTCTGTAATCTGGAGAAGTGGACAGGCCTGACATGGCTGGACACATGACTGTCGATCTGCAGTGGTAACACAACGCATCATTCAGCCTTATTTAAGTTTAAAGCAACATTTTTGTCAGatgaattttgtttataatatgtGAGATAATTATTTATAGTACAATCTTTTGATTTAGTTGCATGCAGCTTTATTAAGCTGTAAAAAGCTCAATTTCATGGTTCATGGAATTGAATATAAACAGTTTACACAGGCTATTAAATCAAATAATCTTTAAAGATGGACTTGGTATAACAATATACAACATTAGCTTTAAAGAGCTATTAACCGACTTGTAACATAAAATTGCACAGCTTCTCCCTATGAAAAAAAATGCGAGTATTGCTCTAGCCCCTTGAGTAAATTTCATATCCCGGAATTTTACATGTGCTGATCGATGTCTGTTTAACAGTCTGATAGAGCACAGTATCTCTAAAGATCCCTTTTACCATTAAGAAAAGTTCCAAGTCTTGCTGTTTAGCAGTACTTAACATTCGGAAGTGTCTATCCTAGAACCTAGCAAAGTCTGTCAACTTTGTGAGATGATGTCCAGCATGGTCCTTTCAACTGTCTATGAAATATGTGAACATTAGAATGGTAACACAAAGTATAAAATGATATTATAAACACTTGATACTACAAATAtgcgaaaagaaaaaaaattattaaataaatatgaatttttgtaATATTCCCATGAATATGTAATTCTTTTAAGAAAGAGAAGTTTTGTAGTTTAAATTGATAATGGGTTTATtctataaaaaacaaaacaaatttaccAAATACTGAGATTTATATTACCAATTTAAATTGTGAACTAGTCTAGCATCCTTGTCTCAACTGGTAATAATTTTAACCAGTAATTTAAGTGACTAGTAAATTTAACTAGTAATGAATTCAAGAGACTGGTAAAGTCAACCAGTAATACATTTAAAAGACTGGAAAATTTAACCACTGGCAGTAATAAGGATAAGAAAAGGGGTTATATTGGCCAGTAATATCAAACTactataatttaattcttattgtatccttgtctctgattggtcaaattccaattgaggaacgcaggttatttttgtataacctggtttggtatggggacacacccccttgacaaccaaaAGCAGgactatttttttctctctctctaaatttacatacagaactgttttcagccttctgtGGAATAGAAAGTTTATAAAAATGCTTGATAATTTGCTCATACTTGTGAACATTCCTTATGGAtgacagtctatgcgaaagttttttggaccacgcaggacattcggtcctgtgtaatcaatgaacacaccggaccgaaccaaattttgtcagaccgtaaaacctaatgtaaaaaagtgaaacacgtgaaaatgcaaaacaaaggaaatcttatttattatactagtaatactataccagggatccttTCCATGCGGTTTAATCatattcatttacgtatttgaaTTTGTGTGATactttttacttataacaaacatttaaatgactccgcgtcaaaataataaagcttaaaaccggatactgagacatcggacattccggtgcggtgtaaaaaatgacacatcggacctgaggcactgcacatcggtcaggtccgacggtccgatgtctttcgcatagactgggatgaaataaatctgtatttacatatagttctaaaaaaaaatgtatttacacAGAAAATCACTGATAAACTGTTATTTAATCCACATTTTGGTTCCATTTCTTGAAGCAGTCATTGTCCTCACAAAGGAAGACCACACTGGTTGCTTTTGACAATCACTTCATGTcttcttttgttttttttgtgtgcACTGACTCCTTTTCTCTATTTTTAATTGGCCAGTGtgaattttcacagttgatgaCATTGGACTGAATTTTCCTCCTCCTACTCTCTCTATATCCACCAATGAGAAGTTTTGTCAGCTCCGTTCTAAAGCTGAGCTTGGTCCTTGGTAATTCTCTTCCACTTTTGGCgacaattttgttatttttggaCTCTTTCACAGAGATGAAACTGTTTACAATCGCTATGTCCACACAAaagcaaaatatatatttccacCATTTGAGGGCTTTACGATGTGTCCTGTAGATCATTCGGAGTTGGTCGGCTTGATCAACCCCAAATGTGTAACGATTGTATATCTGTCCAACCGAAAGACAAGGAACTTCTTTGATCATGCCATCTTCCTGTTTTCTTTGAACAaccaatgttttttttttttatataattttttatttttgtgcacataccggtatatcagatatataataatattatatccagagaagaaaaaaacaacaaaaaaagaacaaaagaaacaaagcATATGAGCTGAAGGTATGTGGGATTTGAGAgagaaagaagaagaggaagagaGAGAAGTTGAGAAAACAGAATTGTGATTGAGAtggaccaaattgtctatgccgattttCCAGATTTTAAGCACTAAAGTTATCCCAAAGGACCTTACAAGTTACATGATCAGTCGATGTATGATAAATGTTATGAGGAAAAGAggatattgttatggaaatggaaagaaaatatactttctaagtacattagaagttagctgcaataatgtagccctctctgatttgattttttttttttttttttagggagagggctacaactccttaggatctccgtaatggtgcaaatgcgggagtgattcactcccgcaacatttgcgctcattctaaacatttcctgactttctttacgtaaataaaatgatattctatgtttcttagtcaatatataaatttacaacctgcaactttagatttgtgaggctctattctaccgttttcaacaattttgataaattccaatttctcgattcatatttgtgcgccatgtttgatgtactgaagtttcaacttccggttgtcaagtcatttgcatatgccatataaggtagtatttacatcaatggacaagtatggaggcgaaagctattttgTCGGTATTgaaaaaggtttgaatttaatatcaagttaaaaaccgaacagcagagtgtaaattctttctgcaacaatatgattttcctttatttgtcgaagtggctcgagtaactacattttcgcgctgattgtcaatgtttaggcttttcattatatccacctacgagatctcgcgataacaagcatggcggagcagacgaagaattttgcatgctgtacattatatttaatgaaaaacacctttattagacatgcccgagcacaaagttggtactccttttggtgtaaacaacatttggaactaatacacagagtttattatcgtttattcatgaaattattttgcaccattacggagatcctatggaattgtagccctatcccgaaaacgtcagaataaaaaaaaaattggatagggctacattattgcagctaattagaagtaaatgaaaatgttttttgtgatatttcttttcaatgttgcagtctatgccaattcgatgaggtctatgtcatcttgttttggcatagactcgtggtctataccaagtttaaaatcaatttcaaacACTGAAGTCACTGTCATTTTTCTAGTGATCCTGAAAACTCCCTTGTTTTTATGCCTCCGAGATAGAagtgtttttgtcctgtctgtaattgtcattctgtctggaactttaaccttgctaataacttttgaacagtaagtgctagagctttgatatttcacatgagtattcataTTAGGGGAACATACCTGGTTGACCTCTGGTGTAAGCATACAGAATCTGAATTACCTGCAGGGATTGACATTAACGGTTGTCCGATGGCCTgaggcaagtgaaaacccagtttggacaagtgaaactcaatGCACACTTGCCCTATGGGGCAAGTGATTATTTTAGTATTAAATGTGATTAAATTGATTGTGTTAGGTTGATGAATATTAGATATTAGAAAATAATGTCTAGCTACTTTTTGATTTGTTCTTTACGGAATTGATTGTTTAGGCCCCTTTTTAGTAGATCATAACATATTTTATCAGTAAGTCGTTTCTAATAACATAACTATCTGACATACAACTTATCTTGGAGAAAATGGGGGCTTCACAACCGTATCTctaatatttagaaagaaggCAATgttgagaagaaaaataaattgtagatcgctacacaaggatctGAAGTAACCCAATAGAGGGTCATGTCCATATAACCTTTCGTTTGGAATATTAATGAGAACTATCAGCGAAttagattgcgccatacagataACGGCACACGTACTCGCTAATTCTGTACTTCTGCTTTGGATTTCATCATTGTTTTGTTCTGGCTCATCGCCTTTGTCAAGTGTCGATCAGCTAAGATGCGCTTGCATTTCGATTTTGATTTCTGATCAATTTGTTTCCTGTAATACTTCGCATTGTgcgactttttttttttcatcagttCGTACGCGATTTCGTACTGGTCATGTTTTCCTTGCGAGAACACAAAACACGCTGtaacatgtacataatgtaataCCTAAATTCTTAAAAGTTAAATTAATGGTTTAGAACATATTCAGGCCAATACCTATTTTTCAGTCAAAACTCGGCGTAATGTTTTATATCTGTTAAACGAATTCTCCTAGTACAATTTGCTGTATTATCAGGACCACTCAAACGCTTCAAATAAAACGCATCTCGGTCATTTAGACGCCGAGAAGATAAACACGATACACCGAAAAGATAAACACGATACagggtgtgttttttttttatttctttttttcccGAGTTCGAGGGTTGTTCGAGTTGggaattttttacttataaattGGGAAAAAAGGGCACTTTCTGGGATGGGAATGGGGCCGAATATCGGACCCAATTCAGGTAGATTGACGGCATTGATGATCAATTGAATGGGTACTGGTACCAGTagcagtgggtagaaaaaaatcgctgaaaTAAAAGTCGTCAACATCATTGACCAAACAAAATCGGAAATcacttcaaattttattttctgtatgtcaaacccgatCAAACATAAGTAAACAAAATGGCGAGAGATATGAAGGACGGTAACAGCGACATTCAGCAGTCAAATAAATGAGTCTTATCTCTGtgagattatagataaattccattacttgatatattgaaattctgatttattcacctgtgaacaaaatgaaacaaagaagtctaatgttgtttccatacatttaatgattctgttatttattttgaggggaaaacacttaaatgccaaTTCCGATTATCGATTACATGTGTCCGATTATTGCCAATAATCGATTATGGTTTTtggtccgattgcccatcactatgTAATAGAatccggttagaataggtcctcagtaccccttgcatgatgtaagaggtgactaaatggggaggtcctttggatgagaccgcaaaaaccgatgtcccGTGTTGCAGTAGTCGTGGCACGATAATTAAGGATCccaccctgctcaaaggctgtaagcgccaagcataatcctaaattttgcagcccttcactggtagtggtgacatctccatacgagtgaaaaattctcaagcgggatgtttaacaacattcaatcaatcaattaatggACTTGGTCGATAAAAAAATTTCTAATTTAAAGCTACTTTGTAATTTAATACTTAGAATAtttgctaaaataaaaaaagtacTCCAAATTTGGTGCAACAGACTGTGCCAATCTTTCTTTCAGTTACCTTCAGGATTCTGTTGATGTGGACTTTGATTTGCTCTTTCATAACATGACGCAATGATGTAACATTATCTCCTGTACCATACATTAACTCTTTCCCCTCAGGGCTATAAAGATAACACTGGTTTATATACTATGTACTGTTTGGCTGCTGTAGCCTTATCTCCTCACAGATCTGCAGTACTGATAAGACTCATTTCCTCAGGCAGTTtcagaaataaacaaataaatgatgGTGCATCTAGttttaatgctatatattcataattatttgataaatgtatagtaaactatatattttctttttcagaataACCTCACCTTCAAATTGATGTTATTAAAAGTCCATTTTTCAAATTACACACAGAGAtactttaatgtaaatttgtcaACACATTTGAAAAACAcagatatatttcatatttaaatgccatacaaaatcaaatttaatccaagtcttttcattttcattgtcaATTATGGTATGTAAAGTGGCATCCATCTTTACACAAATGTACATTACATACTTTGCACCCATAAACAGTTTCTTTTCTTTCCTTTCTGCTGGTGTGAACATGGCACCTACGTTTTGAACCCATGTGGGTAGATTCATGTCCAGCAAAGTTTTGAGGGTCAACAACAGCATCTGCACCTTGTGTAGATTTCCTTTTTCTTCCACAAAGCTAGCTATCAGATGGTGTGCCAATTCCATCCTAAAATCCACATGAGTGAATCTTTTTTGTGAATTTCTCCTTTGGGATGAGCttgtaaacatgataaatgcGTTTACAATTGCACAGTTcatcatgaaatgaaatatatacttCCAAGCTTTTTTGCTGTCTCTTTCCAAAGGATATTTCATCGTAAGCTGGTCGTGTCTGTCCACACCGTTCATATATTTGTTATACTCATTTGCAGCATGAGGTTGGGTCAATTGCAAGACTTGCCTTCCATTTTGTCTTGTCATTGGCACTTGTAGACGTGGATAACTGAGGGTACTTAGAAACGCAACTGGCTTTTTATCCTGCCACACAGAGGCTGTCAGATTCCCTTTTTGAC encodes the following:
- the LOC125673046 gene encoding piggyBac transposable element-derived protein 4-like, with amino-acid sequence MADLPTNADILRDYFDSDDDSSEFEGFRMYLAVMKMTMNQANLRQKMNDRASEPAMGARNFDKLYKVREVLTMAHGNFKNNYRPHQNMAIDEAMIKRTGRLSYKQYLPAKPIKRGIKYHVYFDNYFTSVKLMEDLLAQKIYPCGTVRTNRRGFPNDLKGRLRMQRGESKIRQKGNLTASVWQDKKPVAFLSTLSYPRLQVPMTRQNGRQVLQLTQPHAANEYNKYMNGVDRHDQLTMKYPLERDSKKAWKYIFHFMMNCAIVNAFIMFTSSSQRRNSQKRFTHVDFRMELAHHLIASFVEEKGNLHKVQMLLLTLKTLLDMNLPTWVQNVGAMFTPAERKEKKLFMGAKYVMYICVKMDATLHTIIDNENEKTWIKFDFVWHLNMKYICVFQMC